In Oryza glaberrima chromosome 8, OglaRS2, whole genome shotgun sequence, the following are encoded in one genomic region:
- the LOC127782729 gene encoding uncharacterized protein LOC127782729, with amino-acid sequence MEFTGSSAAAARGWRRQVMSGKVAWARRALAAAGRALPAVTLGVGWVTAAAGVLPAIAGRWVGGEAGLAMERGGFAVLEAGQFAFALLVFPTVVPQLLAMAMERLRDAGPPTLMEDREMLVSTNAAMELPPEQHPECRVKWNQIIKEIEFPCKIGFVLLGFGMIGSLIIGFSPENEFSRQSIGWILADVGLFGWHALSVFFLLPKVIRAVWIHS; translated from the exons ATGGAGTTCACCGGAtcatcagcggcggcggcgcgggggtggCGCCGTCAGGTGATGTCGGGGAAGGTGGCGTGGGCACGgagggcgctggcggcggcggggagggcccTGCCGGCCGTCACCCTCGGCGTGGGCTGGGtgaccgccgccgcgggagtcctccccgccatcgccgggcgctgggtcggcggcgaggcggggctCGCCATGGAGCGCGGCGGCTTCGCCGTCCTCGAGGCCGGCCAGTTCGCGTTCGCGCTCCTCGTGTTCCCCACCGTCGTGCCGCAGCTGTTGGCCATGGCGATGGAGAGGCTGCGCGATGCTGGGCCTCCGACCCTGATGGAAGACAGGGAGATG CTGGTAAGCACAAATGCTGCAATGGAATTGCCACCGGAGCAGCATCCTGAATGCAGAGTAAAATGGAACCAGATCATTAAAGAAATCGAGTTCCCATGCAAAATTGGTTTCGTTCTTCTAGGGTTTGGGATGATTGGCAGTCTGATCATTGGATTTTCACCAGAAAACGAATTTAGCAGACAGAGTATTGGCTGGATACTTGCTGATGTTGGATTATTTGGTTGGCATGCTTTATCAGTATTCTTTCTACTTCCAAAAGTGATCCGCGCAGTTTGGATACATTCCTAG
- the LOC127782857 gene encoding uncharacterized protein LOC127782857 — translation MAAAPDAAVVVPVLLPPPVPQVQPTLKDIVVEFPVDGGRGRLVAVLPLPPDHELRRSLDSVAEALASGRLAAVLPPARRNTVAAVLARSRLAAAAADALMYLALAGMWIFQAGMAAQDVAARALGEGSRAYALAFEVSRVAVLLVFLPVFPFATLLHAVRLAVSDTDEPDEKPAPKSFAAAAREVLSDTICVWSIALMAFVLLVSLGALVKGDSAAKGSCREMIGSVIGDVGLVGFHVINLFVLTPNLALRVWRVKLPGHGHRVVPV, via the exons atggccgccgcccccgacgccgCTGTGGTGGTGCCCGTCCTGCTGCCACCGCCGGTGCCCCAGGTGCAGCCGACGCTGAAAGACATCGTCGTGGAGTTCCCGGtggacggcggccgcggccgcctcgtcgcggttctcccgctgccgccggacCACGAGCTGCGGAGGTCGCTGGATTCCGTCGCGGAGGCCCTGGCgagcggccgcctcgccgcggtgctcccgccggcgcggaggaacaCCGTCGCGGCGGTCCTGGCGCGCAGCCgtctcgccgcggccgccgccgatgcgCTCATGTACCTGGCGCTCGCGGGCATGTGGATCTTCCAGGCGGGCATGGCCGCGCAGGACGTCGCGGCCCGCGCCCTCGGCGAGGGCTCCCGCGCGTACGCCTTGGCGTTCGAGGTCtcccgcgtcgccgtcctcctcgtctTCCTGCCGGTCTTCCCCTTCGCCACGTTGCTGCACGCCGTCCGCCTCGCCGTCTCCGACACCGATGAGCCAGACGAG AAGCCTGCTCCGAAGAgctttgcagcagcagcacgggaAGTGCTCAGCGACACCATCTGCGTTTGGTCAATCGCTTTAATGGCTTTCGTGTTGCTGGTGTCTCTTGGTGCTCTGGTTAAGGGGGATTCAGCTGCCAAGGGATCGTGCAGGGAGATGATTGGCTCTGTAATTGGTGATGTGGGGCTCGTGGGCTTTCACGTGATCAATCTCTTCGTCCTTACTCCCAATCTTGCGCTGAGGGTGTGGAGGGTGAAGCTACCTGGCCATGGCCACCGTGTTGTTCCGGTGTAG
- the LOC127782873 gene encoding uncharacterized protein LOC127782873 isoform X2, which yields MAASHVAVRVQGEGSRANAVALQVSLAASLVVLPVVPVALSLHAIRIAVSGTGEDTEPDKPAPESFAASVRASFSHPILAASAAITPFAVLVPVGNLVKGISAASGSRGERIGSAIEVVGLVGFYPMFLFFFLPTAAWMVWRRVKLPAGHGQRVAPA from the exons ATGGCCGCCTCGCACGTCGCGGTCCGCGTCCAAGGCGAGGGCTCCCGCGCGAACGCCGTGGCGTTGCAGGTCTCCCTCGCCGCCAGTCTCGTCGTCCTGCCGGTCGTCCCCGTCGCGTTGTCGCTGCACGCCATCCGCATCGCCGTCTCCGGCACCGGCGAAGACACCGAGCCAGACAAG CCTGCTCCGGAGAGCTTTGCAGCATCAGTGAGGGCATCGTTCAGTCACCCCATCCTAGCTGCATCCGCCGCTATAACGCCTTTCGCCGTGCTGGTGCCTGTTGGCAATCTGGTGAAGGGGATCTCAGCTGCCAGTGGATCACGCGGGGAGAGAATCGGTTCTGCGATCGAGGTTGTGGGGCTCGTCGGCTTTTACCCGatgttcctcttcttctttcttcccaCTGCTGCGTGGATGGTGTGGAGGAGGGTCAAGCTACCTGCAGGCCATGGCCAGCGTGTTGCTCCG GCTTGA
- the LOC127782873 gene encoding uncharacterized protein LOC127782873 isoform X1, whose protein sequence is MAASHVAVRVQGEGSRANAVALQVSLAASLVVLPVVPVALSLHAIRIAVSGTGEDTEPDKPAPESFAASVRASFSHPILAASAAITPFAVLVPVGNLVKGISAASGSRGERIGSAIEVVGLVGFYPMFLFFFLPTAAWMVWRRVKLPAGHGQRVAPV, encoded by the exons ATGGCCGCCTCGCACGTCGCGGTCCGCGTCCAAGGCGAGGGCTCCCGCGCGAACGCCGTGGCGTTGCAGGTCTCCCTCGCCGCCAGTCTCGTCGTCCTGCCGGTCGTCCCCGTCGCGTTGTCGCTGCACGCCATCCGCATCGCCGTCTCCGGCACCGGCGAAGACACCGAGCCAGACAAG CCTGCTCCGGAGAGCTTTGCAGCATCAGTGAGGGCATCGTTCAGTCACCCCATCCTAGCTGCATCCGCCGCTATAACGCCTTTCGCCGTGCTGGTGCCTGTTGGCAATCTGGTGAAGGGGATCTCAGCTGCCAGTGGATCACGCGGGGAGAGAATCGGTTCTGCGATCGAGGTTGTGGGGCTCGTCGGCTTTTACCCGatgttcctcttcttctttcttcccaCTGCTGCGTGGATGGTGTGGAGGAGGGTCAAGCTACCTGCAGGCCATGGCCAGCGTGTTGCTCCGGTATAG